A genomic stretch from Lathyrus oleraceus cultivar Zhongwan6 chromosome 2, CAAS_Psat_ZW6_1.0, whole genome shotgun sequence includes:
- the LOC127123164 gene encoding uncharacterized protein LOC127123164: MKEVITEKRPIEDGLVAFNEKRSEISPSRRIPSKQKDPGEVTILCTIKDISFKKVLIDSRASVSLMPLSIYQRLGLGNVCDTRTNMKFAYHSIKNAYGIAEDILVTIEKFSFPVGFVIIDIPEDEVTPIIIGRPFMRTSRCDFDIDHNTLTLKVYDDEITLNVLEILKL, from the coding sequence ATGAAAGAGGTAATCACTGAAAAGAGACCAATAGAAGATGGGTTGGTAGCCTTTAATGAAAAGCGTAGTGAAATATCACCAAGTAGGAGAATCCCAAGCAAGCAGAAGGATCCTGGAGAGGTCACAATCCTATGCACTATAAAAGACATATCTTTCAAGAAGGTACTAATTGATTCTAGAGCCAGTGTGAGTCTAATGCCATTGTCAATCTACCAAAGGCTTGGTCTTGGAAATGTATGTGATACAAGAACAAATATGAAGTTTGCATATCACTCCATAAAGAATGCATATGGGATAGCGGAAGACATATTGGTGACAATAGAGAAATTTAGTTTTCCCGTTGGTTTTGTGATCATAGACATACCTGAGGATGAAGTGACACCAATCATTATTGGTCGACCATTCATGCGGACAAGTCGATGCGATTTCGACATAGACCACAATACACTAACTTTAAAagtttatgatgatgaaataaccTTGAATGTTCTTGAAATTTTGAAGCTATAG